The following proteins are encoded in a genomic region of Thermus sp. LT1-2-5:
- a CDS encoding ATP-binding protein, whose translation MVCKVCGEKAQVEVRSRGFALCKAHYLDWFVKETERAIRRHKMLLPGERVLVAVSGGKDSLALWDVLSRLGYQAVGLHLELGIGEYSRRSLEVTEAFARERGLELLVVDLKEAYGFGVPELAALSGRVACSACGLSKRYILNQVAVEGGFRVVATGHNLDDEAAVLLGNLLNPQEDALARQGPVLPEKPGLAARVKPFYRFSEREVLSYTLLRGIRFLHEECPNAKGAKSLLYKEALNLVEKGMPGAKLRFLEGFLEKIQPRLQAEGEVALRECERCGYPTTGAVCSFCRMWEAVYRKAKKRKLLPEEAVFRPQASVSRL comes from the coding sequence GTGGTCTGCAAGGTTTGCGGGGAAAAGGCCCAGGTGGAGGTGCGCTCTAGGGGGTTCGCCCTTTGCAAGGCGCACTACCTGGACTGGTTCGTGAAGGAAACGGAAAGGGCCATCCGCCGCCACAAGATGCTGTTGCCGGGGGAGCGGGTCTTGGTGGCGGTTTCCGGGGGGAAGGACTCCTTGGCCCTGTGGGACGTGCTGAGCCGCTTGGGCTACCAGGCGGTGGGGCTTCACCTGGAGCTTGGCATCGGGGAGTACTCCAGGCGGAGCCTCGAGGTCACGGAGGCCTTCGCCCGGGAAAGGGGCCTAGAGCTTCTTGTGGTGGACCTGAAGGAGGCCTACGGCTTCGGGGTGCCGGAGCTTGCCGCCCTTTCCGGGCGGGTGGCCTGCTCCGCCTGCGGCCTTTCCAAACGCTACATCCTCAACCAGGTGGCGGTGGAAGGGGGCTTCCGCGTGGTGGCCACCGGCCACAACCTGGACGATGAGGCGGCGGTTCTCCTGGGCAACCTCCTGAACCCCCAGGAGGACGCCTTGGCTCGCCAGGGGCCGGTCCTCCCGGAAAAGCCTGGCCTCGCCGCCCGGGTCAAGCCCTTCTACCGCTTTAGCGAGCGGGAGGTCCTCTCCTACACCCTCCTCCGGGGCATCCGCTTTCTGCACGAGGAGTGCCCCAACGCCAAGGGGGCTAAAAGCCTCCTCTACAAGGAGGCCCTTAACTTGGTGGAAAAGGGGATGCCGGGGGCTAAGCTCCGCTTCCTCGAGGGCTTCCTGGAGAAGATCCAGCCCCGCCTCCAGGCGGAAGGGGAGGTGGCCCTCAGGGAGTGCGAGCGCTGCGGCTACCCCACCACGGGGGCGGTCTGCTCCTTCTGCCGCATGTGGGAGGCGGTCTACCGCAAGGCCAAGAAGCGGAAGCTCCTCCCCGAGGAGGCGGTCTTTCGCCCCCAGGCTTCCGTGAGCCGGCTCTAA
- a CDS encoding acetoin utilization protein AcuC, protein MVIYRDEYRLYNFGPDHPFSPVRLEMLTSLLQALGVWQPPHSPPEASREEVLTVHSERLVKRVEAASRGERVPDLEHYGLGTGDTPVFPGMDRAARVLVGGTLEGARRILSGEKRVLQLGGGLHHAQYDRASGFCVYNDLSVAIRHLTRSGLRVAYLDIDVHHGDGVQWIHYEEKEVLTLSLHESGRYLFPGTGHVHEVGRGEGVGRKLNLPLEPFTEDESYLEVFEALVPWALRAFRPDVLVVQAGADAHYLDPLADLLLTTRAYERLFRLILEYAEAFAGGRVLLTLGGGYSLDGAVRVWTLLYHVFHGLPLPERLPEGWLLVWQERLGRPLTPTLHDPEAPYPGIPRRPEIEKRNRLTLERLTELVSPYLLD, encoded by the coding sequence ATGGTGATTTATCGGGACGAGTACCGCCTTTACAACTTTGGCCCGGACCACCCCTTTTCCCCGGTGCGGCTGGAGATGCTCACCTCCCTTCTCCAGGCCCTGGGGGTGTGGCAACCCCCCCATTCCCCTCCCGAGGCCAGTCGGGAGGAGGTGCTTACCGTCCACTCGGAGCGCCTGGTGAAGCGGGTGGAGGCGGCAAGCCGGGGGGAGAGGGTGCCGGATCTGGAGCACTACGGTCTGGGGACGGGGGACACCCCCGTGTTCCCCGGCATGGACCGGGCGGCGCGGGTCCTGGTGGGGGGGACCCTCGAGGGGGCCAGGCGCATCCTTTCTGGGGAGAAGCGGGTGTTGCAACTGGGAGGCGGCCTGCACCACGCCCAGTACGACCGGGCCTCGGGGTTTTGCGTGTACAACGACCTTTCCGTGGCCATCCGCCACCTGACCCGGTCCGGGCTGAGGGTGGCCTACCTGGACATCGACGTCCACCACGGGGACGGGGTACAGTGGATCCACTACGAGGAGAAGGAGGTCCTCACCCTGAGCCTCCACGAATCTGGCCGCTACCTCTTCCCCGGCACCGGGCACGTGCACGAGGTGGGCCGGGGGGAAGGGGTGGGGAGGAAGCTCAACCTTCCCCTGGAGCCCTTTACCGAGGACGAGAGCTACCTCGAGGTCTTCGAGGCCCTGGTGCCTTGGGCCCTGCGGGCCTTCCGGCCCGATGTGCTGGTGGTCCAAGCGGGGGCGGACGCCCACTACCTGGACCCCTTGGCCGACCTCCTCCTCACCACCCGGGCCTACGAGCGGCTATTCCGCCTCATCCTGGAGTACGCCGAGGCCTTTGCGGGAGGGCGGGTTCTCCTTACCTTGGGGGGTGGGTATAGCCTGGATGGGGCGGTGCGGGTTTGGACCCTCCTTTACCACGTTTTCCACGGCCTGCCCCTGCCGGAGCGTCTGCCCGAGGGGTGGCTACTGGTTTGGCAGGAACGGCTGGGGCGGCCCCTCACCCCCACCCTCCACGACCCGGAGGCGCCTTACCCGGGGATTCCCCGCAGGCCGGAGATCGAGAAACGCAACCGCCTAACCTTAGAGCGGCTCACAGAGCTCGTCTCCCCTTACCTGCTAGACTAG
- a CDS encoding CBS and ACT domain-containing protein: MLVKDVMRSPVVTVGPEATLEEAYRLLLERGIRHLPVVAEGKLLGIITDRDIRLATSHLNPKGPCPTCAKVEEVMTQEVVTAHPLDPVEEAARVMRERKIGSLPVLEDGDLVGIVTGIDLLDALLRLTGVTEPSGRLEVRLPDRVGELARLTGYLAGRGVNIHSLLSYPEDGDFVRAVVRVNTLETHLLAEGLRREGFDVLWPPKKPW, translated from the coding sequence ATGCTGGTCAAGGACGTAATGCGCTCCCCCGTGGTCACGGTGGGGCCGGAGGCCACGTTGGAGGAGGCGTACCGCCTGCTTCTGGAACGGGGCATCCGCCACCTGCCCGTGGTGGCGGAAGGGAAGCTTCTTGGCATCATCACCGACCGGGACATCCGCTTGGCCACGAGCCACCTGAACCCCAAGGGGCCGTGTCCCACCTGCGCCAAGGTGGAGGAGGTCATGACCCAGGAGGTGGTCACCGCCCACCCCTTGGACCCCGTGGAGGAGGCGGCCCGGGTGATGCGCGAGCGGAAGATCGGCTCCTTGCCCGTTCTGGAGGACGGCGACCTGGTGGGCATCGTCACCGGCATCGACCTTCTGGATGCCCTCCTTAGGCTTACCGGGGTCACGGAACCCTCGGGGCGGCTGGAGGTGCGGCTGCCGGATCGGGTGGGGGAGCTTGCCCGGCTCACGGGGTACTTGGCGGGACGGGGGGTGAACATCCACTCCCTCCTCTCCTACCCGGAGGACGGGGACTTCGTGCGGGCGGTGGTGCGGGTGAACACCTTGGAGACCCACCTCCTGGCGGAGGGCCTGAGGCGGGAAGGGTTTGACGTGCTGTGGCCCCCCAAGAAGCCATGGTGA
- a CDS encoding thiamine biosynthesis protein ThiS, whose translation MKVVLRLPERKEVEVRGNRPLKDVLLELGLNPETVVAIRQEELLTLDQVVGEEEQIEVLSAISGG comes from the coding sequence GTGAAGGTCGTTTTGCGCCTGCCCGAGCGCAAGGAGGTGGAGGTCCGGGGAAACCGGCCCCTGAAGGACGTGCTGTTGGAGCTGGGCCTCAACCCGGAGACGGTGGTGGCCATCCGCCAGGAGGAACTCCTCACCCTGGACCAGGTGGTGGGGGAGGAGGAGCAAATCGAGGTCCTTTCCGCCATCTCGGGAGGCTAG
- a CDS encoding dipeptide ABC transporter ATP-binding protein, whose protein sequence is MSGVLLEVKDLKKHFPIRGGVLSRVVGSVKAVDGVSFAIRRGEVLGLVGESGSGKTTVGRTLLRLIEPTGGRILFDGEDITELPKDKLRPYRRRMQIIFQDPFSSLNPRMTVGDIIAEPLVIHGIGKTPQERTERVAELLKLVGLSPDHMRRYPHEFSGGQRQRIGIARALAVAPEFIVADEPVSALDVSIQAQVVNLLQDLKEELGLTLLFIAHDLAVVEYISDRVAVMYLGKVMEIASSRELYRNPKHPYTEALLSAVPIPDPTVKRERIVLQGDIPSPINPPSGCVFRTRCRYALPECAHTVPELKEVSPGHYKACIRDDIL, encoded by the coding sequence GTCAAGGCGGTGGACGGGGTTTCCTTCGCCATCCGGCGGGGGGAGGTGTTGGGGCTGGTGGGGGAGTCGGGGAGCGGCAAGACCACGGTGGGCCGCACCCTTTTGCGCCTCATTGAGCCCACGGGGGGCCGGATCCTTTTTGACGGGGAGGACATCACCGAGCTACCCAAGGACAAGCTGCGGCCGTACCGCCGCCGGATGCAGATCATCTTCCAAGACCCCTTTAGCTCCCTGAACCCTCGGATGACCGTGGGGGACATTATCGCCGAGCCCTTGGTGATCCACGGTATCGGCAAGACGCCCCAGGAGCGGACCGAGCGGGTGGCGGAGCTCCTGAAGCTCGTGGGGCTTTCCCCTGACCACATGCGCCGCTACCCCCACGAGTTTTCCGGGGGGCAGAGGCAGCGCATCGGCATTGCCCGGGCCCTGGCGGTGGCTCCGGAGTTCATCGTGGCGGACGAGCCGGTTTCCGCCCTGGACGTGTCCATCCAGGCCCAGGTGGTGAACCTACTCCAGGACCTTAAGGAGGAGCTGGGCCTCACCCTGCTCTTCATCGCCCACGACCTGGCGGTGGTGGAGTACATCTCGGACCGGGTGGCGGTGATGTACCTGGGGAAGGTGATGGAGATTGCCTCTTCGCGGGAGCTCTACCGCAACCCCAAGCACCCCTACACCGAGGCGTTGCTTTCGGCGGTACCCATTCCCGACCCCACGGTGAAGCGGGAGCGCATCGTGCTCCAGGGGGATATCCCTTCCCCCATCAACCCGCCCTCGGGGTGCGTGTTCCGCACCCGTTGCCGCTACGCCCTGCCCGAGTGCGCCCACACCGTGCCCGAGCTTAAAGAGGTTTCCCCGGGCCACTACAAGGCCTGTATCCGGGACGACATCCTTTGA